GGATCTGATTGCCATCACCGTCCGTAGTGGCCGGTGCGCCCTGATCATAAGGCCAGTTCAGGTAGTCCTGGTTCGGGTTGTCGGCCAGGCTGTCTCGATACAACTTGTACACCTTGTATTCCGCTTTATCGGGCGAGAAGGTGCCGTTTTGCATCGGGCCGGGTACATATTCGGAGCTATACTCCGATATGGCGACGCGTGTTTGCCCCTGAACCTTACCGCCAATCCAAAGTCCACTTGCATACAGACAGTAATTGGCGCTGAGACCGCTTTGAATGGCCTCGTTGGTGCTGTAGGGGAAGAACGTCCCGGCATCAAGCCCAAAGACGCCCGAGAGGTCGCGCCCGAAATTACCATGGTTTGTGACGAACATCAGTATCCGGTTTACATTGATATAAGTATCATTGTCAACCGATGCCGACATATAACCAGGCGTTTGTTTCTTGTATGGCGGAGCCGCGGACAACGGCAGTGCCACAATGAACATCAGCAAAAATGCTAGTAGTTTTGTTTTCATTGTCCAATACCTCATTCGTTAAAAGGACGCACGCATGCCAACAAAGACCATACGCGGATTGGACCAGTTGGTGGCGTTGAATTGCTTCAACTCATATCTCTCTTGATAATCTCCGGAGGCGGCAGCCGTCTGGCCGGCCGGTGTCCCGAGATATCCTGTCGTTCCCGGTTCTCCGGTGCCTTCGTATACACCTATGACGTTTTCGCGGTCGAACAGGTTCTTGACCCAGACGTATGGGATCAAGTCGTAATTGCCTATCCTGAACGAACGTTCGAGCTTAACGTCAAGCTGGAAGATCCAAGGCTTGGTGGCCGAGTTGACTCCAGCGCGAGGCGTAGGTTTGAAAGCAGCTTCCGTGACTTCATCATCGATCAACAGCGGAGTGTACGGGGTGCCGCTGCCGGCATAGAGGATGAAGTTCAGATTGGTGTTCTCAAGCGGGAAAACATCACCGACCTGCGGACCCTCCTGGCGACCCAGGCGCATATCGAAGAGACCCGTGAAGTTGTGACGCTGATCGTAAGCCAACGGGTTGGTGGTCTTAGGCGTGCCCTTCGGGTTCGACCAGTTGATGACGTACCCGGTTTGAGCATAAGAACCGGTACCGGTGGCATAGCTGAGAGTGTATTTCAGGTCCAGACGCACATTGCGTGTCCGACGCATCGTCATCGACACATCAAGTCCCTTGATTGTGCCATAGTCGATGTTGTCGAAGATCGAGTAAGTCTGGAGATTTCCGCCGACACTGTCCACGGTATGAATCTGGGTCAGGTCCTGGATATCCTTGTAGTAAGCGCCGATAGTAAAGGCCAGATTCTCCGCCAGTTGATGCGTCACACCAACTTCGTACTGAGTCGTTTTCTCCGGCTTGAGGCCTGGATTGGCAAATGGGAAGTAAGAACCGGCTCCCACTCGCTCACCCCAGAAATCGTAACCGACATACAGCTTGTCCAGGTCAGGGCGCTGGTAGAACTTGCCGAAGTTCATGTACATCTGTGTCACGTCTGAGACCGGGAAGGAGACTCCCAACCTCGGCGACACCCGATAGAACTTCTCGCTGTCCTCCAGGTCTTCTTCGTCGATCTTCTTCTCATCATCTCCCAGAATCATAGGATTGATGGAGTCTTTGATGCGCTTCGTTTTGTAATCGAAGTAGTCAAAGCGCAGACCGGCGTTGATAATAACGCCACGCCATTCAAAACGATCCTGAATATAGGTGCCCAGGTTGATCGGATGTTTAGTATCGTTGAAGATACCTTCATCATCCGACTCATTGCCCAGGCTGTCAAAACCGTAGCGATTGACGCGGTTTTCATGAAAACCCTTGGTGGCGTCGAGATTCCGGAAATAGCGGAGTGTGTGCCGCTGGAAATCGAAACCGAACTTCAGAGTGTTGCGCTCATCAACCTGGCTGTTCCAGTCACCTTTGACACCGATATAGGCCGACTTGCGATGCAGATATCCGCCGTAGTATGAATCTCGGTTTACAACCGTCGTGTCAATAGTGATCACGGTGTCGGTACCGGTGATCGTGGTGTCAGGACGTGAAAAGACGTTGAGGTCCTCGTCGGTAATCCAGAATAGATCGTACTCATCGTATTCAGGGTTGCTAACGTCGGAGACCCATCCGTCATCCCAGATATACTGGCGCTCGTAAGCTTCATAGTCGTCGAACACGACGCCGTCTCCACGAAGACGTTCGGTCATGAAGTAAGATCCGCTCAGATTGAAAAACGTATTGGCATTCAAAGTGTGCACGATCTTGGCATTCAGGCCGATGTTCTTGTCTTCAAATCGCGGCATGTGTTCGGTATTGAGGGCCCACTGCTGACGGTACTCGCGCCAGAAGTCCTGTGAGCCGGTGCCCGAAAACTGCAACTTGGTGTTAGGTCCCATGCGATAGTCGATCTTACCCTGGTAGGACCAACCGCTGTGGCTGTTGGCCGGCAGCCGTTGCGGATCGTCTTCGTACAGAGTGTCAAGTCCGAATTCCATGCCC
This DNA window, taken from Candidatus Zixiibacteriota bacterium, encodes the following:
- a CDS encoding TonB-dependent receptor; amino-acid sequence: MRLKLIPITVLLLFLSGSLVFGSVVGKITGEITDGDSDQPVVGATVAVQGTDLGGVADQDGVYTIHNVPVGAYTLVITAVGFANVEISNVEVSADLASYHDMAMSSKAADLGTTIKVTAERPMVIKDKTTTVNIIKRDELLSMPTRGMEQVVGIQNSVVRANSGSFTTRNRGQRPGAESATGQELNLRGGRPSEVAYYVDGFSQQDPLTGASTAKINQNAIKEISVTSGAFSAEYGHVSSGIVNVVTNSGSSDYHGNVEVVTDNVLSENYDHNYYTADIGGPVPGLENAFFFLSGERRFLRDRTPSSMTKDMHEAQGMEFGLDTLYEDDPQRLPANSHSGWSYQGKIDYRMGPNTKLQFSGTGSQDFWREYRQQWALNTEHMPRFEDKNIGLNAKIVHTLNANTFFNLSGSYFMTERLRGDGVVFDDYEAYERQYIWDDGWVSDVSNPEYDEYDLFWITDEDLNVFSRPDTTITGTDTVITIDTTVVNRDSYYGGYLHRKSAYIGVKGDWNSQVDERNTLKFGFDFQRHTLRYFRNLDATKGFHENRVNRYGFDSLGNESDDEGIFNDTKHPINLGTYIQDRFEWRGVIINAGLRFDYFDYKTKRIKDSINPMILGDDEKKIDEEDLEDSEKFYRVSPRLGVSFPVSDVTQMYMNFGKFYQRPDLDKLYVGYDFWGERVGAGSYFPFANPGLKPEKTTQYEVGVTHQLAENLAFTIGAYYKDIQDLTQIHTVDSVGGNLQTYSIFDNIDYGTIKGLDVSMTMRRTRNVRLDLKYTLSYATGTGSYAQTGYVINWSNPKGTPKTTNPLAYDQRHNFTGLFDMRLGRQEGPQVGDVFPLENTNLNFILYAGSGTPYTPLLIDDEVTEAAFKPTPRAGVNSATKPWIFQLDVKLERSFRIGNYDLIPYVWVKNLFDRENVIGVYEGTGEPGTTGYLGTPAGQTAAASGDYQERYELKQFNATNWSNPRMVFVGMRASF